AAATGATACATATAGGCATAAGCATAATGGCTAATACAGTATCATCATCACAGCAAGGTGCTGCCAGGAAGAAGAACTCAGCTAATAATATCGTCATAGTAACCATTTGGCGCAAATGCTAAAGCTTCATGATCAATGGCCAATTGTAGTGTTTGGACTTTAGAAATCATTTATAGCAGAGAAGTGAAATTCTTCTGTTCTCTTACTCCCCGAAAGACAGCAATAACTCTCAACTGTAACTTATCAATAGGTCATTTTTGGAATGACACAAACATGCAAGGCCTACAAAATGCCCTtttcatccatgatatatgaagTATACATAAGACATAGACACAGGGAATTATGCATGCAACACCTAATCAGCCAGGTCACTATCCACCCTGAATACTGCAGTGCCTTGAGGAAATTCGAACTAGGCAATATATCCAACTACCGATAAACAGCAGCTAACAACCATAAGGCTCGATTCACACTTCTCTAATTCTAGTGCACGCTGGAGCAATCAGGATAACAACACATCTAGAGCATATCAAGAAGATGGGAGCGTAACCATGGTAAGTTAAGTGCTGTGTAACAACAATAGCCCTCACGCCAACTGATATCATAGCATGAAGTACTCTGAATGCATTCTCCATCTTGGCGATAAGCAATATCCATCGATCATTTTAGTGAATGTAGTAGGATCAGGCCTCTCACCAGTACGGGTAACCAAGTCAAAGATGGTGTGTTCATCAATTACCTTTCCGTGGCCTATGATGAACATCCCTGTTCTTCATTTTGGTAATAAATTCCTTGGCTTTCATGGAATCGCCAAGATTCAAATAACCCTCAACCATGCACATGTAAACTTCTGTGTCAAGTGGTACTCCCATATTAATCATCTCACTGAATTTTTCCATCGCATCATCCATCCTGCCCATCTTGCAAAACGCAGATATCACAGTTAAATAAGTGAATTCATTAGGCTTCACACCCTGCTTCAACATGTCTTCGAAGAAAAGCATGGCCACGTCCATCATGCCATACTTAGCATACGCATTAATCAGTATGTTGAAACAATGGAGGTTAGGTACAACTCCGTCTCTTGCCATCAGCTCACAGAGATCAATCATTTTAACAAGGGATCCTTCTATAGCGTACCCATGGAGTATTATAGAGTATGAGACGACACTAGGTTTTTGGCCCTTCACAGCCATTGAATAAAAAAGTTCTACAGCTTCCTTGAATCTTCCATTCTTGCAAAGGTAGGTCATGAGTGAGTTGTAGGTAACAACGCTTGGCATAACACCTTGGCTTGTCATCAGTTTCAACAGCCTAAAGGCTTCTTTCAGCTGACCTGAAGTTAAAAATCCATGGATCAGGGTATTATATATCCTATCATGTGGTTGGACACCACTACGAACCATATGTCGAAGGATCACCTCCGCCTTATCCATTGCTCTTGCTTTGCATAGCGCATTGATTATGGAGCTATATGTCACCTCAGTAGGCACAACCCCCTGTTGTATCATTTCGTGGAATAGAACACGTGCTTTGCTTACTTCACCCTCCTTAAAAAAGCCATCCATTACCATGTTGTATGAAATCACGTTGGGAGAGTAGTCACCACCTTTTTTGGCCATCACCCGGAGCAGGTCAAGCGCACGCTGGCTCCTCCCACTGTCGCAGAAACTCTTGAGAATTACTGAGTAGGAGATGACATCAGGCAGGTCGTCAGGCATCCTGTGGAGCAGCACGTCGGAAGCCTCCTCCGTGCGCTTCATGTCACAGAGGCACTTGAATAAGCTGTTGTAGGTAATGACGCTCATTGTGATGCCTGTCTTGAGGAGGCGGCCGAAGAAGGCAGGCCCTAGGTCTGGGCGGCATGCTCTGTGGCAGCACTCAATTAGTATGTTGTAGGTGTAAATGTTAGGTGATATCCGGTggcggttgaagagattgatgGCTAGGGCAGGGCCATCTGCGCAGTTGGCCGAGGGCGGCGCATCCGCGAGGGCAGCAAACAAGCCGTTGAGTGCGCGCGCTGAAACCGGGACGGGTTGGCGCAGCAATTCGTCGAACAGTTGGTGCGCGAGCTCCGGCCAGAGCGTCCCGGAGCCCAGATGATATTTGAATTCGTCTAGCAGCTCGTTGGCGCGTGAGGAGCGGGGCTGGAGGCGTGACATTGACGCCGGCTAGGGGGTCGCACTCCTTCCGGCAGGCTGCACGGCGGTGAATGCGAGGCGGCGGTGGGAGGGCAGCGGACGGGGGCGAGGCTGGGCAGTGTACCTGGTCGTCCCTGCAGCGGCGCAAACCCGTGGTGTGAGGAGAGGACGGCGGACGGATCGGAGGTGGGATTGGATTTGCGGGGATTTTGGATCGAGACGGGGTTCGATTTGGAGCTCTGCCTCTGCGTGTGCATCATCATTTCACAGTCAGCGCAGGCCAGCATCGGCCGCGCCGTTGGTTCAGAGGACTTTGATTTTCTTTTTTGACGGAGCAAGTGCAGAAGTAAGTATCTCAGACGTGCTCATAAGACTATCCATAACATATATCTACTCCTAATAGACGACTTGATAAATAGTCCGCGCGGTTTATTTTCGCTGGTTTTTTTCGTCATCCTTCCACCTCTGTTTTATTTTCGTCATTCCTCCCACCTCCGTTAACTTGCTATCCTTCTGCGAAAAAAACCGGTGCCAAAAAAAAAACCCAACGATcgctccctctctctccttcccgcTGCGACCCCTCCTCTCGATCCACCCCCTCCCGCTGCgacctctctctttccctctttctcccactccaccgtcgccgccccgcctcccGCTCCGCCGCCGAGAGGCTATCGAGGAGCCGGCATCGATATCCGAGAGGAGtcgcccttcgccgccgccgaGATCCCGTGCCTCTCTACAGATCCCTCTCGCTCTCCTCTTCGCCCATCCACCTGGATCGAAAGTCGAAACCTGCCGCCCCTATGTCTCTGTTGGTGCTCGA
The sequence above is a segment of the Aegilops tauschii subsp. strangulata cultivar AL8/78 chromosome 6, Aet v6.0, whole genome shotgun sequence genome. Coding sequences within it:
- the LOC109767320 gene encoding uncharacterized protein, which translates into the protein MSRLQPRSSRANELLDEFKYHLGSGTLWPELAHQLFDELLRQPVPVSARALNGLFAALADAPPSANCADGPALAINLFNRHRISPNIYTYNILIECCHRACRPDLGPAFFGRLLKTGITMSVITYNSLFKCLCDMKRTEEASDVLLHRMPDDLPDVISYSVILKSFCDSGRSQRALDLLRVMAKKGGDYSPNVISYNMVMDGFFKEGEVSKARVLFHEMIQQGVVPTEVTYSSIINALCKARAMDKAEVILRHMVRSGVQPHDRIYNTLIHGFLTSGQLKEAFRLLKLMTSQGVMPSVVTYNSLMTYLCKNGRFKEAVELFYSMAVKGQKPSVVSYSIILHGYAIEGSLVKMIDLCELMARDGVVPNLHCFNILINAYAKYGMMDVAMLFFEDMLKQGVKPNEFTYLTVISAFCKMGRMDDAMEKFSEMINMGVPLDTEVYMCMVEGYLNLGDSMKAKEFITKMKNRDVHHRPRKGN